One Pseudochaenichthys georgianus chromosome 7, fPseGeo1.2, whole genome shotgun sequence DNA segment encodes these proteins:
- the e2f1 gene encoding transcription factor E2F1, which yields MSETLITGHTSEDLLADFETLLNSGSIDLAEDHQIVIITSPSNEGLHPIAAPTSTGEILLFATPQGPVDVQDKRRPALGRPPVKRKLDLDSDHQYFSTTRPSIGQAPPSTPAPPRVPRTTTEKSRYDTSLNLTTKRFLNLLSQSADGVVDLNWASQVLDVQKRRIYDITNVLEGIQLISKKSKNNIQWLGNRVDAAVVSRHKGLQREVCDLTEAEEQLDDLISKCNLQLRLLTEDQQNKKLGYVRCQDLKKSFDSPDQLVMVVRAPPETQMQVSEPSQGYQVSLKSTRGQIDVFLCPEESSGVCSPVTESSPSKSDSDPSLVPPPSQPMDESQARTSAVALEVGLSSPASTSSTVTATSQQDPSSMALGEETESLLGGDPFSSLGDMPDFNLSPLSSSDFLNGDGLPLPLDGFINLSPPHSHDYHFGLEDNEGISELFDCDFGDLSQVLGDS from the exons ATGTCAGAGACTCTGATCACGGGCCACACATCAGAGGATCTGTTGGCTGACTTTGAGACTCTGCTGAACTCTGGGAGCATTGACCTGGCTGAGGACCACCAGATAGTGATCATCACCAGCCCCAGCAATGAGGGACTCCACCCGATCGCAGCCCCCACCAGCACGGGGGAGATCCTGCTGTTTGCCACGCCACAGGGCCCCGTTGATGTCCAGGACAAGAGGCGACCGGCCCTGGGGAGACCTCCG GTAAAGAGGAAATTGGACCTGGATAGTGACCATCAGTATTTCAGCACCACTCGCCCGTCCATAGGCCAAGCACCGCCCTCCACACCTGCCCCTCcgagag TCCCTCGAACAACAACGGAGAAGTCCCGTTATGACACTTCGTTGAACCTGACCACCAAGCGCTTCCTGAACCTTCTGTCCCAGTCTGCTGACGGCGTGGTGGACCTAAACTGGGCCTCGCAGGTCCTCGATGTCCAGAAGAGACGCATCTACGACATCACCAACGTCCTGGAGGGAATCCAGCTCATCTCCAAGAAGTCCAAGAACAACATCCAGtggct TGGTAATCGAGTTGATGCGGCAGTGGTTTCCCGGCATAAGGGGCTGCAGAGGGAGGTGTGTGACCTCACAGAGGCTGAGGAGCAGCTGGACGACCTCATTTCAAAATGCAACCTACAGCTGCGACTGCTCACAGAGGACCAGCAGAACAAGAA GTTGGGCTATGTGCGCTGCCAGGACCTGAAGAAGTCGTTTGACTCCCCGGACCAGCTGGTCATGGTGGTCCGAGCTCCACCAGAGACCCAGATGCAGGTTTCAGAACCCAGCCAG GGTTACCAGGTGTCCCTGAAGAGCACACGGGGGCAAATCGACGTCTTCCTCTGTCCAGAAGAAAGTTCCGGCGTCTGCAGCCCCGTGACAGAAAGTAGTCCCTCCAAATCCGATTCCGACCCCTCCCTGGTCCCGCCTCCCTCACAACCCATGGACGAATCGCAAGCCAGAACATCCGCAGTCGCTCTTGAGGTGGGTTTATCATCTCCAGCGTCCACGTCGTCCACGGTGACAGCCACCTCCCAGCAGGACCCCTCCTCCATGGCGTTAGGGGAGGAAACAG AATCTCTCCTGGGAGGCGACCCGTTCTCCAGCCTCGGAGACATGCCCGACTTCAACCTgtcccccctctcctcctcgGACTTCCTGAATGGAGACGGCCTCCCTCTCCCATTGGACGGTTTTATCAACCTGTCCCCGCCTCACAGTCACGACTACCACTTTGGATTGGAAGACAATGAGGGCATCAGTGAACTGTTCGATTGTGACTTTGGCGACCTATCGCAAGTATTGGGGGACAGTTAG